Proteins encoded within one genomic window of candidate division WOR-3 bacterium:
- a CDS encoding HAMP domain-containing sensor histidine kinase: MNFRKLVLVFFIDIVLVVSFFVYLVQEQQRIFREESKRDAQLRSVLVRQMFSHLVKSGKEIDDSLLKVVVDSTNLDYVALLGGRKLLHWASKYEGFLPVESFEEIKPGRVRLIKLPDYSIVEFSFYLDSTIVVCGFSDEPFSKLTRITVYGMAFLVVVLLIIFGITTFSFYFLNRKLKERELVLVKEEEKAKYFRELAGFSSQVAHEIKNPLNSISMAIQLAKQKGLSGDLLKIIEDETNRLNSIVKRFSSVSKGIEMHLEEVDLTKVVSDVITDAKVFATAYGVKIEFNANGFSQKVKTDPLLLKQALFNIIKNAIEAFEGVFREEKVVKVNLKKEKRKVIISIEDNGSGMTDEEVKRAFDLFYSTKSQGMGLGLSVVRRIMDALGGEVRLVSKKGEGTKVELILTHG, from the coding sequence ATGAATTTTAGAAAACTTGTTCTTGTTTTCTTCATTGATATTGTGTTAGTAGTTTCTTTTTTCGTCTATTTAGTCCAAGAACAGCAAAGGATTTTTAGGGAAGAAAGCAAAAGAGACGCTCAACTTCGATCTGTGCTTGTACGCCAGATGTTTTCCCACCTGGTAAAGAGTGGAAAAGAAATAGACGACTCACTCTTGAAAGTTGTAGTAGATTCTACAAACCTTGATTATGTTGCCCTCCTGGGAGGAAGAAAACTTCTTCACTGGGCTTCGAAATATGAAGGTTTTTTACCCGTCGAGAGTTTTGAAGAGATAAAACCGGGTCGAGTGAGGTTGATTAAACTTCCAGATTATTCGATAGTCGAATTTTCTTTTTATTTAGATTCCACTATAGTTGTTTGTGGCTTTTCCGATGAACCTTTTTCCAAATTAACGAGGATCACTGTGTATGGTATGGCATTTTTAGTGGTAGTGTTGTTGATAATATTCGGCATTACTACGTTTTCCTTTTATTTTTTAAATCGGAAGCTCAAAGAGAGGGAGCTGGTCCTCGTCAAAGAGGAAGAAAAGGCAAAGTATTTCAGGGAACTTGCAGGATTTTCAAGCCAGGTTGCTCATGAGATAAAGAACCCTTTAAATTCAATAAGTATGGCTATACAGCTTGCCAAACAGAAAGGTTTGTCAGGAGATTTGCTGAAAATTATAGAAGATGAAACAAACAGGTTAAATTCGATAGTTAAACGCTTTTCTTCTGTTTCCAAAGGGATAGAGATGCACTTGGAAGAGGTAGATTTGACGAAAGTGGTAAGTGATGTTATCACTGATGCAAAGGTCTTTGCCACGGCATATGGGGTTAAAATAGAATTTAATGCAAATGGGTTTTCTCAAAAGGTTAAAACGGACCCCTTATTGCTAAAACAGGCTCTTTTTAATATAATTAAAAATGCCATCGAGGCCTTTGAAGGAGTTTTTAGAGAAGAGAAAGTGGTAAAAGTCAACCTCAAAAAAGAAAAAAGGAAGGTTATTATATCCATTGAAGATAATGGTTCGGGAATGACTGATGAGGAGGTAAAGAGGGCCTTTGACTTATTTTACTCGACCAAATCTCAGGGTATGGGACTGGGTTTAAGTGTGGTGCGAAGAATTATGGATGCCCTTGGTGGAGAAGTCAGGTTGGTGAGCAAGAAAGGCGAAGGGACGAAGGTGGAGTTAATTCTTACCCATGGCTGA
- a CDS encoding sigma-54 dependent transcriptional regulator, whose amino-acid sequence MAEEYTILVVEDEENARKLLLEYLGNNGYKVFGCATGEEALQFCRENFVDFALLDIRLPGVSGIDLIPKLKETNPLIKVIMVTALGDVDLVVRAMSMGASDYVVKPVNLEKLLAKIEEIKPKHIEEVELKAIKDISELHLPEFVYASDKMKKVLYYVVRAARSNAPCLITGETGTGKTALARIIHSLSSRRDGPFVDVHLQSIPETLIESELFGYEKGAFTGADKSYEGLIVRAQGGTLFLDEIGELKREMQVKLLKVIEEKMVRPVGGTQPKKVDFRLITATNRDIKKEVKQGTFREDLYYRINVIEIAVPPLRERREDIPVLLDYFLKKYSKSEGKEIKGFSKEALKYLLRYHYPGNVRELSNIVERATVMATKNVIDVSDLPEEVVRSSAAHSKFVSGGVTTLPEVLKEIEKNMILEALKEENFVKLRAAKKLGISERVLRYKMKLYGIEDGKGDS is encoded by the coding sequence ATGGCTGAGGAATATACAATTTTAGTCGTCGAAGACGAAGAAAATGCGCGTAAACTCCTTCTGGAATATTTAGGGAATAACGGATATAAAGTTTTTGGCTGTGCCACCGGCGAGGAGGCACTTCAATTTTGCAGGGAAAATTTTGTCGATTTTGCACTGCTCGATATAAGGCTACCCGGAGTGAGCGGGATAGATCTCATTCCAAAGCTTAAGGAAACAAATCCCCTTATAAAGGTCATAATGGTTACTGCCCTTGGTGATGTAGATTTGGTTGTAAGGGCTATGTCTATGGGCGCTTCAGATTACGTGGTTAAACCCGTAAACCTTGAAAAACTGTTAGCAAAAATCGAGGAGATAAAGCCCAAACATATTGAGGAAGTGGAATTAAAGGCTATCAAAGATATCTCTGAACTTCACCTCCCTGAGTTTGTATACGCATCTGACAAGATGAAGAAAGTGCTTTATTATGTAGTGAGAGCAGCCCGATCCAATGCGCCCTGTTTGATAACAGGTGAAACGGGTACAGGAAAGACTGCCCTTGCACGAATTATCCATTCCCTTTCTTCGAGGAGAGACGGCCCCTTTGTGGATGTTCATTTACAATCTATACCTGAGACCCTCATTGAAAGTGAACTTTTCGGATATGAAAAGGGAGCCTTTACCGGTGCCGATAAGAGCTACGAGGGGCTTATAGTAAGGGCTCAAGGAGGCACCCTTTTCCTTGATGAAATCGGGGAGCTCAAAAGAGAAATGCAGGTAAAATTGCTTAAGGTGATTGAAGAAAAAATGGTTAGACCGGTAGGTGGAACGCAGCCCAAAAAGGTGGATTTTCGTTTAATTACTGCAACTAACAGGGATATTAAAAAAGAAGTCAAACAGGGCACTTTTCGAGAGGATCTTTACTATCGAATCAATGTGATTGAAATTGCTGTTCCACCCCTAAGGGAGCGGAGGGAGGATATTCCTGTTTTATTGGATTATTTTCTCAAGAAATACAGTAAATCAGAAGGAAAAGAAATAAAGGGCTTTTCAAAGGAGGCGCTAAAATACCTTTTAAGGTATCACTACCCTGGCAATGTTAGAGAGTTGAGCAATATTGTGGAGAGAGCAACCGTAATGGCTACCAAAAACGTAATAGACGTGAGTGATTTACCTGAAGAAGTTGTGAGAAGTAGTGCTGCTCATAGCAAATTTGTTTCAGGCGGTGTAACTACTTTGCCAGAGGTCTTAAAGGAGATCGAAAAGAATATGATCCTTGAAGCTCTAAAGGAGGAAAATTTTGTAAAATTAAGGGCAGCGAAGAAACTTGGGATTTCAGAACGTGTTCTAAGGTATAAAATGAAGTTATATGGAATTGAAGATGGAAAGGGCGATAGTTAA
- a CDS encoding class I SAM-dependent rRNA methyltransferase has translation MELKMERAIVKGNPIQMSNHPWVYSGNILSCNAPKGACVEVYSRKGVFLGSAIYNPDSSIALRFYSREREELSYLFIKEKLIVADKKRRKHFNKPYYRVAFSESDDLPGLIVDRYGDGFVFQINSYGMEVRREEVIKAIFDAFSPSFIVEKSEGHARKVEGLKEKTEVVVNKASYNLSRIIVEEDGLKFYVDLINGQKTGFFYDQRYNRALIEDSLKGNYVLDLFSYIGAFSLRALRKGKKVFAIDISEESIALLKENVKLNGLPEENLVCEVKDAFEFYKEIATLKMKFDFVIVDPPSVVRRASDLENALKSYITLLNGVFSMLEKGGVVAVFSCSNHIKWEHLYSVAQRSTGLSQRNFRVVRLLNQDFRDHIVPVNFPEAEYLRGFLLEEDL, from the coding sequence ATGGAATTGAAGATGGAAAGGGCGATAGTTAAGGGGAACCCCATCCAAATGTCCAATCATCCGTGGGTATACTCAGGCAATATCTTATCATGCAACGCACCCAAGGGCGCCTGTGTGGAGGTTTATTCAAGAAAGGGTGTATTTCTGGGATCGGCTATTTACAATCCTGATTCTTCTATCGCTCTAAGGTTTTATTCCCGGGAAAGGGAAGAACTCAGTTATTTGTTCATTAAGGAAAAACTCATAGTGGCTGATAAAAAACGGAGAAAGCACTTTAATAAGCCTTATTATAGAGTTGCCTTCAGTGAGAGCGATGATTTGCCCGGTCTAATAGTTGATCGATATGGAGATGGCTTTGTTTTTCAAATAAATTCTTACGGGATGGAGGTAAGGCGGGAAGAGGTTATTAAGGCCATCTTTGATGCCTTTTCCCCTTCTTTCATTGTAGAAAAGAGCGAGGGGCACGCAAGAAAAGTCGAAGGTCTAAAGGAGAAGACAGAAGTTGTTGTAAATAAGGCATCTTATAATTTGTCAAGAATTATTGTGGAGGAGGACGGCCTTAAATTCTATGTAGACCTTATAAATGGTCAAAAGACTGGTTTCTTTTACGACCAGAGATACAATCGCGCCTTAATTGAAGATAGTTTGAAGGGAAATTATGTTCTGGATCTCTTTTCATACATAGGTGCCTTTTCTCTAAGGGCTCTAAGAAAGGGTAAAAAGGTATTTGCCATTGATATTTCAGAGGAGTCGATCGCTTTATTAAAAGAGAACGTAAAGCTGAACGGGCTCCCCGAGGAAAATTTAGTTTGTGAGGTGAAGGATGCCTTTGAATTCTATAAAGAAATTGCCACTTTAAAGATGAAGTTTGACTTTGTCATCGTTGATCCGCCTTCCGTTGTTAGGCGTGCATCGGACCTTGAAAATGCCTTAAAATCATATATAACGCTACTAAATGGAGTTTTTAGCATGTTAGAAAAGGGTGGTGTTGTAGCTGTTTTTTCTTGCAGTAATCATATTAAATGGGAGCATTTATACTCTGTAGCCCAGAGAAGCACTGGGTTAAGCCAGAGGAATTTCAGAGTAGTGAGGCTTTTAAATCAGGATTTCAGGGATCATATAGTACCTGTGAATTTTCCCGAAGCAGAATATTTAAGGGGTTTTCTTTTAGAGGAGGATTTGTAG
- the fabD gene encoding ACP S-malonyltransferase, with protein sequence MANYIFMFPGQGSQYVGMMQDIYNKFDKVKYLLREVEDILGFPLGYTMFNGPDEVLTRTLYTQPAIFTHSAAIVHILRENGIEPFVTMGHSLGEITALFAAGALNFHDAAKVVAKRAELMDRVYERGGMSAVIGLELEKIKEILEGFKNRVVIANINSPSQVVISGYLDDLELVEEKLKEAGAKRIIRLKVSNAFHSPLMRPAQEEFAEFLRDIKFEAPRVPVIPNVEPGLESNPIMLKELLIKQLCGTVRWVESLKVASRIKNATFVEIGPKRVLGRLLKETLGEVPYFSIDTYEELLEFLNQAKS encoded by the coding sequence ATGGCAAATTACATTTTTATGTTTCCAGGCCAAGGCTCACAGTATGTGGGCATGATGCAGGATATCTATAATAAGTTTGATAAGGTAAAGTATCTTCTGCGGGAAGTGGAAGATATCCTCGGGTTTCCTCTCGGTTATACAATGTTCAATGGACCTGATGAAGTCCTCACAAGGACTTTATATACCCAACCCGCTATTTTTACGCATAGTGCAGCGATAGTTCATATTTTGAGAGAGAATGGAATTGAACCTTTTGTAACGATGGGACACAGTTTAGGTGAAATAACAGCCCTCTTTGCAGCAGGTGCACTCAATTTCCATGATGCAGCAAAAGTGGTTGCGAAACGGGCAGAACTAATGGATAGGGTGTATGAGCGAGGTGGTATGTCAGCCGTAATTGGTCTCGAATTGGAGAAAATTAAGGAAATTCTTGAAGGATTCAAAAATAGGGTGGTTATAGCTAATATTAATTCGCCTTCCCAGGTTGTCATATCCGGTTACTTAGATGACCTTGAACTTGTTGAAGAGAAACTCAAAGAGGCAGGTGCTAAGAGGATAATCAGACTTAAGGTTTCCAATGCCTTTCATTCTCCTTTGATGCGGCCTGCACAGGAAGAGTTTGCAGAGTTTCTAAGGGACATAAAGTTTGAAGCCCCGAGGGTTCCAGTAATTCCCAATGTGGAGCCCGGTCTGGAATCAAATCCCATTATGCTAAAGGAATTGCTGATTAAACAACTGTGTGGTACTGTAAGATGGGTTGAATCCCTAAAGGTAGCCAGTAGAATTAAGAATGCAACCTTTGTAGAGATCGGTCCAAAACGGGTTCTTGGTAGACTTCTTAAGGAAACCCTTGGAGAAGTGCCCTATTTCTCAATCGATACATACGAGGAGCTATTAGAATTTCTGAATCAAGCTAAATCTTGA
- the rpsF gene encoding 30S ribosomal protein S6, which translates to MRNYEMVVILDTALADTDRDSLIGKLKNIIEKKGKLQAMEVWGKRELAYEINHRKEGFYVIFNFEAPPETINELKQEIRMNKSYLRELIVRK; encoded by the coding sequence ATGAGGAATTACGAAATGGTGGTAATTTTGGATACTGCTCTTGCAGACACAGACAGGGATTCTCTTATTGGAAAATTGAAAAACATAATTGAGAAGAAAGGCAAACTGCAGGCAATGGAAGTTTGGGGAAAACGTGAATTGGCTTACGAGATAAATCATCGGAAGGAAGGATTTTACGTAATTTTCAATTTTGAAGCCCCACCAGAGACTATCAATGAGTTAAAGCAGGAAATAAGGATGAATAAATCTTACCTCAGAGAGTTGATTGTGAGGAAATAA
- the ssb gene encoding single-stranded DNA-binding protein: protein MAELRFPNINLIVLSGRLVEDGVVRYTPQGTAVCTVRFASDRNFKNAQGQWVKEPLFINLVLFREIAERSAGRLKKGTPLIVEGALRSRTYESREGQRRTVYEIVVRKLHLLEKAEEETIYVPEEEEIVEEPALPGDVPGEEPNEEEEDLPF, encoded by the coding sequence ATGGCTGAGCTAAGATTTCCCAATATAAATCTGATCGTTCTTTCTGGTCGCCTTGTAGAGGATGGAGTTGTAAGATATACTCCTCAGGGTACCGCTGTGTGTACGGTTCGCTTTGCCAGCGATAGAAACTTTAAAAATGCCCAAGGACAGTGGGTAAAAGAGCCTCTTTTCATCAATTTAGTTCTATTTAGGGAAATTGCAGAAAGAAGTGCGGGAAGGTTGAAAAAGGGTACACCTTTGATTGTTGAAGGTGCATTGAGGTCAAGGACTTACGAAAGTAGAGAAGGGCAGAGAAGAACAGTATACGAGATTGTTGTTAGAAAGCTCCATTTACTTGAAAAGGCTGAGGAAGAAACCATTTACGTACCTGAGGAAGAGGAAATTGTTGAAGAACCGGCTTTACCCGGTGATGTACCTGGGGAAGAGCCTAATGAAGAAGAGGAAGATTTACCATTTTAA
- the rpsR gene encoding 30S ribosomal protein S18: MTKKMRVRESTCEFCKDGVREIDYKNVEVLSKYISKKGKILPRKTTGTCAFHQRKLAKAIKRARIIALLPFVESYYLS; this comes from the coding sequence ATGACCAAAAAGATGAGAGTTAGAGAGAGTACCTGTGAGTTTTGTAAGGACGGGGTGAGAGAAATTGATTATAAAAACGTTGAAGTTTTGTCTAAGTATATATCAAAGAAGGGGAAAATATTACCCCGTAAAACTACTGGGACTTGCGCTTTCCACCAGAGAAAGCTGGCAAAGGCTATAAAAAGAGCCAGGATTATTGCCCTCCTGCCCTTTGTTGAAAGTTATTATCTTTCATGA
- the rplI gene encoding 50S ribosomal protein L9, giving the protein MKVYLLKDVPKVGKAGEIVEVSDGFARNYLIKNGLAEIATESLIRKLESEKRLAKSKVEHQKTKAEEIKRKIESIPEIVFEKSSSKEGKIFGSVSSIEVMEELKKHGIHVEKQMIQMEHIKEIGAHNVKIKLYPGVEANLKIRVVPKEIASR; this is encoded by the coding sequence ATGAAAGTTTATTTGCTGAAGGATGTGCCTAAGGTAGGAAAGGCAGGTGAAATCGTAGAAGTAAGTGATGGGTTTGCAAGGAATTACCTCATTAAGAATGGATTAGCCGAAATCGCAACGGAATCACTGATAAGAAAACTCGAAAGCGAGAAAAGGCTCGCAAAATCGAAAGTCGAACATCAGAAAACTAAGGCTGAGGAAATTAAGAGAAAGATAGAAAGCATTCCCGAGATAGTCTTTGAGAAGTCCTCCTCTAAGGAGGGGAAAATTTTTGGCTCCGTTAGCAGTATCGAAGTTATGGAAGAACTCAAAAAGCACGGAATTCACGTTGAAAAGCAGATGATTCAAATGGAACATATCAAAGAAATCGGAGCTCACAATGTGAAAATCAAATTATACCCGGGTGTTGAGGCAAATTTAAAAATTAGAGTAGTACCTAAGGAAATTGCAAGTCGTTGA
- a CDS encoding bifunctional nuclease family protein, producing the protein MQVVELVVVRVQFPETAEESPIVYLKEKEGDRELPIVIGINEAQSINMALSNFKTPRPLTHDLIVDIFKALGLRLERVVINDLRENTYYARLILFDEEHKTLYSIDARPSDSIAIALRAKAPIFVSEYVLKKALSLEGS; encoded by the coding sequence TTGCAAGTCGTTGAATTAGTTGTGGTTAGGGTGCAATTCCCGGAAACTGCAGAAGAGAGCCCTATTGTGTATTTAAAAGAAAAAGAAGGTGATCGTGAACTTCCCATAGTGATTGGAATTAACGAAGCTCAATCGATCAACATGGCTCTCAGTAATTTTAAAACGCCGAGGCCCCTTACCCACGATTTGATTGTAGATATTTTCAAAGCCCTCGGATTAAGGTTAGAGAGGGTTGTAATAAATGATTTGAGAGAAAACACCTATTATGCAAGGCTTATCCTTTTTGATGAGGAACATAAGACTCTTTATAGCATTGATGCCCGACCGTCAGACTCCATAGCAATTGCACTCCGTGCCAAGGCCCCCATTTTTGTCTCGGAGTATGTTTTAAAAAAGGCATTATCCCTTGAAGGAAGCTAA
- a CDS encoding dihydroorotate dehydrogenase, whose protein sequence is MKEANRGLLRVNFSGIEFETPFLPASGTFGYGAEPGNFKAVQCFGGLVTKGLSYKKREGNPPPRIKETPCGLINSIGLENPGIEEFIESILPEMISFGKPIIVNLAGHDEREFLLMTERLNPFKEIVAYEINISCPNVSKGGLEFFKDKKVLKSLLRKIAEISEKVNIVKIPPDIFNYEELVDLLLSEGFRNITVANTYPAMVLDIENLDFYFVRKSGGLSGPAIFPLTLRLVYEIARKYKEINIIASGGVVSYVEAIQYFLVGAKLIEIGSGNFIDPNIVCKIKADLENYLFSKGFSSISEVIGRLLNLQ, encoded by the coding sequence TTGAAGGAAGCTAATAGGGGTCTTCTAAGGGTAAATTTTTCTGGTATAGAATTTGAAACTCCTTTTTTGCCCGCATCCGGTACCTTTGGTTATGGAGCTGAACCCGGGAACTTTAAGGCAGTTCAATGTTTTGGTGGCCTCGTGACTAAGGGACTTTCTTATAAAAAAAGGGAAGGAAATCCTCCACCGCGAATAAAGGAAACACCCTGTGGGCTAATAAACTCGATTGGACTTGAAAATCCTGGAATCGAAGAGTTTATCGAATCGATACTTCCAGAGATGATTTCTTTTGGTAAGCCAATAATAGTAAATTTGGCAGGGCACGATGAAAGAGAATTCCTTTTGATGACCGAAAGATTAAACCCCTTTAAGGAGATCGTTGCCTATGAGATTAATATCTCTTGCCCTAATGTGTCAAAAGGCGGCTTGGAATTTTTCAAGGATAAAAAGGTTTTAAAATCCCTTCTAAGAAAAATAGCAGAAATTTCAGAAAAAGTTAACATAGTTAAAATTCCCCCTGATATTTTTAACTATGAGGAGTTGGTCGATTTGCTTCTTTCGGAAGGATTCAGGAATATCACTGTTGCGAATACTTACCCGGCGATGGTGCTGGACATTGAAAATTTAGACTTTTACTTTGTTAGAAAATCAGGAGGACTTTCTGGCCCAGCCATATTTCCTTTAACTTTGAGACTTGTGTATGAAATTGCAAGGAAATATAAGGAGATTAACATCATAGCCTCGGGTGGCGTGGTAAGTTATGTAGAAGCAATCCAGTACTTCCTTGTGGGTGCAAAATTGATAGAAATTGGCTCGGGAAACTTTATAGACCCAAACATTGTTTGCAAGATTAAGGCAGACTTAGAAAATTATTTGTTCTCAAAGGGATTTTCTTCAATTTCCGAGGTAATTGGAAGACTCCTCAACTTACAATAA
- a CDS encoding response regulator yields MEGRVLVVDPDTKVAREIQDALGDIGLTVYTAGSYDEAQSFLSFYKIDYMIMDLILPDKNGIDLLIYTKQLNPSIKVYVYTDVKGATIERSVLKKGADAFINKTGNFREDFKNIFFAPPKEEPREQVEAVEGFKGTVTGVDIIDMVQALALMGKSVMLSCRDLKTRKEGVIVFKNGEIVDAKTGSKRGEEALFEILSWKDGVFETKKYTEEPERTINAPVDLLLLNFARLRDEAMEEKAGVSSLTLNDVVRFFHAEIPGFIAGMVFDYEEATPIAFDTILPGKTFQASATLYGAILKAAQEAMEIVTEGKEKREELSEIIITDKNDHVVLFPLPVNNFAVFILVSRDTPIQEVRSVVLKYIPDIIRLLKEEKIS; encoded by the coding sequence ATGGAAGGTAGGGTCTTAGTTGTAGATCCTGATACAAAGGTAGCAAGAGAAATTCAGGATGCCCTTGGTGACATAGGTCTGACAGTCTACACTGCAGGGTCCTACGATGAGGCGCAATCTTTTTTAAGTTTCTACAAAATTGATTACATGATCATGGACCTTATATTACCGGACAAGAATGGAATCGACCTTTTGATTTATACAAAGCAGCTCAATCCTTCCATCAAGGTTTATGTCTATACAGATGTAAAGGGTGCTACTATAGAGCGTTCGGTTCTCAAAAAGGGTGCTGATGCTTTCATTAACAAGACTGGCAATTTCAGAGAGGATTTTAAAAATATATTCTTTGCTCCTCCGAAAGAAGAACCAAGGGAGCAGGTTGAGGCCGTCGAGGGATTTAAGGGCACCGTCACAGGAGTGGACATTATCGATATGGTTCAGGCCCTCGCCCTTATGGGTAAATCCGTTATGCTAAGCTGTAGGGATTTGAAAACTCGGAAAGAGGGAGTAATTGTTTTTAAAAATGGGGAGATTGTAGATGCTAAAACTGGTTCTAAGCGAGGAGAGGAAGCTCTTTTTGAAATTTTGAGTTGGAAAGACGGGGTTTTTGAAACTAAAAAATATACAGAAGAGCCTGAGAGGACAATTAATGCACCGGTGGATTTGTTGCTTTTAAATTTTGCCCGTCTTAGAGATGAAGCAATGGAGGAGAAAGCTGGAGTATCTTCCCTCACGCTTAATGACGTTGTCAGGTTCTTTCATGCAGAAATTCCAGGTTTTATTGCTGGTATGGTCTTTGACTACGAGGAAGCTACTCCTATCGCCTTTGATACAATTCTTCCTGGAAAAACTTTTCAGGCTTCTGCAACTTTATACGGAGCCATTTTAAAGGCTGCCCAGGAAGCAATGGAGATAGTGACAGAGGGAAAAGAGAAGCGGGAGGAGCTCTCGGAAATTATTATCACTGATAAGAATGATCACGTGGTACTTTTCCCGCTTCCAGTAAACAATTTTGCCGTTTTTATCCTTGTATCGAGGGACACACCTATTCAGGAAGTGCGCTCTGTAGTTTTAAAGTATATTCCTGATATCATCAGGTTGCTTAAAGAGGAAAAGATTTCTTAA
- a CDS encoding DUF58 domain-containing protein — translation MVLPFDAKIVEILKKKGISLETLLEGYLRGRHRSPFYGHSLEFKDLRPYEKGDDLKFIDWRLYGRSEKFFVKKFEEETNVRVFIALDISRSMSLYDKGKMARGVAAAIALLSYYSRDAIGLYLFNEGEVFFLPPSTTYKNLFLLLESLDKFEDSGRTNFVLAMLGLDERVRKRSLLVVISDFLSEIESIKKFVRFFKGKGHEIIPLIVSSQREKSLSMHEARLKDIETGYELSLSRVESFRYGEMINQHYTELKVLLRNFGIPFFEFQAEMDLTLQLRSFLEG, via the coding sequence GTGGTCCTCCCTTTTGATGCAAAGATTGTCGAAATTCTCAAAAAGAAAGGTATCTCCTTAGAGACCCTTTTGGAAGGGTATCTTCGCGGAAGACACAGGAGCCCCTTTTATGGCCATAGCCTGGAATTTAAAGACCTCAGACCTTATGAAAAGGGTGACGATTTAAAGTTCATCGATTGGAGACTCTACGGAAGGAGTGAAAAATTTTTTGTAAAAAAGTTTGAAGAGGAAACCAATGTTAGAGTTTTTATCGCTCTCGATATTTCTCGTTCTATGTCTCTATATGATAAAGGAAAGATGGCGAGGGGTGTCGCGGCGGCGATTGCCCTTTTGTCTTACTACTCGAGGGACGCCATTGGCCTTTATCTTTTTAACGAAGGAGAAGTTTTCTTCTTGCCTCCTTCAACCACCTATAAAAATCTATTCCTTCTTCTTGAAAGCCTTGATAAATTCGAGGATTCTGGGAGGACCAATTTTGTTTTAGCGATGCTTGGCCTCGATGAGAGGGTTAGGAAGAGAAGTCTACTGGTGGTAATATCCGATTTTTTGAGTGAGATTGAAAGTATAAAAAAGTTCGTGAGGTTTTTTAAGGGCAAAGGGCATGAAATTATACCTTTGATAGTTTCATCTCAACGGGAAAAAAGTTTGTCAATGCACGAGGCGAGATTAAAAGATATTGAGACAGGCTATGAGCTCAGTTTGAGTAGAGTCGAGAGTTTTCGATATGGAGAAATGATCAATCAGCATTATACCGAGCTTAAAGTTCTCTTAAGAAATTTCGGCATCCCTTTTTTTGAATTCCAGGCGGAGATGGATTTAACATTGCAATTAAGGAGCTTTTTGGAAGGATGA